In the genome of Dromiciops gliroides isolate mDroGli1 chromosome 1, mDroGli1.pri, whole genome shotgun sequence, the window GGAAAAAATCacttttatgtagtgctttaagatttgctaaGCATTGTCCTCATAAAAGTCCTTTAAAGTAGATCCTACAAGTATatgttatccctgttttatggatgaagaaagtgAACTCGGAGGTTAAGTACCTTGTCTCATGATGAAAGATTCGGGCccagttcttcatgaccctgAGTTTCTTCTCATTGTGTGGTTTGATTCTGGGCACTATGTTTTCAGAGGAGCTGTGACAAAAGAAGGTCAGGATGGACTCAACTTTGTCATGTGAAGACTAGCTGAAGGAACTGGGATATTTAGGTTGGAGAAGAGACATGTTCATTATCTTCAAGTGTTTAAAAGACTGTAACTTGGACTGAGGGTCAGGCTTGAACCTCTGTAGCTCTAGAAAGTAGACAAACCACTGGGGAGAAATGAGGGGAAACTAGAATTTGGTGCATATGAGGCAGAGCCTTCTGACAATTAGACTTTTTAGTATGGTGGGAAAAAGCTTTAGATTTGTAATCAGAAGATGGGTTCAGATCTTAACTCTCCAGGGGACAGGGGAAATAGCTCTGGCTCTGTAGCCAGAGAGCCTGTATTCATATCCACTCTAACACTATTCTAGTGCAAATTAATCACTTcatttctaagcctcagtttcctcagttataaaaggAGGGATGTTGGATTAggtgactttgggggggggcagggcaatgagggttaagtgacttgcccaggggcacacagctagtaaatgtcaagtgtctgaggtcagatttgaactcaggtccttctgaatccagggctggtgcttttccactgtgccaactagctacaCCCCAGATTAGGTGgcttctaaggtaccttccagctctacgTCCTGTGAACAAAAGGAATAGACTACCTTTTGAGGTAGTAAGTCCCTTGTCACTGGAATATAGGATATATAGGGTATTCCTACATGGTGTAAAAGTATTAAATTAAGGGTTCTTCCAAACTAAAGTTCTGTGATTATTGCCAGCACTGACCATTTTTAAAGATTCGATTTCGTTGCTTTTGGTCAATGTACAGTATGAAGTTATAGTTTTATAGGACATTCCACAAAAGTAATCATCAGATCAACATGTGACCATAttgattttaaatagtattttgagCAGCTTTAACACCAGTTTTCAAAGCTTCCAATGTGAAAGAAAAAGACTACAAAGCTCCACAAATATTTGTGTCAGGTAGTAACTAACTTACCTTTCTTTTTGGAATTGATTTTCAGTAAATGCCAGTTAAAATTACCTTGAGAAATTTTTGGCATGGTTTCACATAGGACAATAACACATATGTaacataatgaaatataattCTCAGAGTAAAAGATGTGGAATATCCCTAAgctcagaatgaaaaaaaaataatagaatatccCATAGGACAGAATTAGATCATAGGTTCCACTGGCATAGGTTTGCTGAGGTAGCAGAGTCGGATAGTATCTGTCTTTGATTGTGGCATCAGGCATGGTCTAAAGATATATTATCTAAAATTAGGATAGATAAGATTAACAAGGTAGAATGAGATAGATCATGATACCTATGATAGCCAGCATCTTGGATAGGACATTTCGGTAGAATATCCAAATCCGAAGATTGGTGCCTGTTTATGGAATGGCCTGTGAAGGCTCACACAGAAATGAAATAGAGTTTTAATTCTCATTTGACATCAGTTTGAGTTCTTCCAGTCTGTACTTTTGCACAGATCTATGAAAAGAGTACGCAGgtattaatttattaagcattgacgATTGGTGACAAAAGCTGAGTAAATAGGTTGGGAATGTTGAGTTCACCCTGCTGTAGTCTCAAGAATATCTAGGTGGAGTTCTGCCTATTAGCATATATGAATTTGCTTAGCTTTCTAATTTAAGAAGGTCTGAAAATGTTATCTGCTTTAGTTTCTTAgagcttttcctttttaatattttagccAATcgctaccagaaaaaaaaagatgatgtaaGGCTAACCTAATTTGCATAGTAAAATTGTCCAAAATTTCAGAAAAGAGGCCCTTCTTGTTTTGAAGAAAACCTCTTATTTGTCAAATttttaatcatataattttgcatATCATATTATTGAAGAGCCTCTATGTGGTagccattttttaaatctttcaggGCAAAATTATGTCAGTGTCATAACTCCAGGTCTGCTTTCATTCTGTTTCAATAATTCTAAACATAAGTCAATCGGGATTAGTGAGTATAAAGGGTCTTGAAAAGGCAAAAGAAGCCATTAAGGAACCAAGTCCCTGTGTCTGAAGAACTGCCTTGCCCAAAATAGCCATTGGAGGGAGCCCTAGACGGGACTGGAGAGGAAACAGAAAAGTCAGGGAAGGGCTGTTTATGACACTAAATTGCAACTagatccttattttaaagatgtttctGATCCTATCTTTTAAAGACTTAATGAAATGATGCCTTATATGTGATTAAAGTGTTAAATGGTGAGTAACAAAATGGCTATTTTTAGGAAGTGGAGAAAGTGATTTTGGACCCCAGCTCAAGAACTTGAATAAGCAGCTGTTCACAGTCGTAGCCTGGGATCCTCGGGGATATGGTCATTCCATCCCCCCAAATCGTGATTTCCCCGTGGACTTCTTTGAAAGGGATGCAAAAGATGCTGTTGATCTGATGAAGGtaatggggttgggggaggaggggtgaaagactttttcttcatttgactCTGTCTTAAGAACAGCCAGCTGCCCATACTCAAAGCATGCAGGATAGGGAATTGTCACACTGGAAGATATGAGCAGGAAGACATATTCCACAACCTCTAGTGGTGGGCGGTTTAATCACAATTATTGTAATGACCTTACAGTAGGAACCTTTGGTCACAAGGTAAACCCATTTCCTCTAGTTCTGTCCTTTAAAGATAGAaagtagcggggcagctaggtggtgcagtgagtggatagagagcaccggccctggagtcaggaggacctgagttcaagttcagcctcagacacaacacttactagctgtgtgatcctgggcaagtcacttaaccccaattgcctcaccaaaaaaaaaaaaaattgtcgtCTGGCTTCATATATTCAAAGATGCTATAAAATATCTATGTATTTTTCTGGGTCCCAgaacattattaaaaatatttaaagaatataatAAACAGGAATGGTTGATATCTATCCCAAAAAAGAAACCcgccttttaaataaaataagcttCATTCCAATAATTGGTATTACGGTGAAGCTTTCCTCAGCCCCAGTATGACCAagtgtaagatttttagtttttaatgttttcctCTTATTTGAATCCCTTACTCTGCTTATTTTAGAGCATTTTCCTTGTTTCTACACAAGGCCATCTGCAGTAGGTGCTCCTACTTCTTTCCTTGTACTCTCCTCTTAACTCTTTGCTGTCTGGTTTCTAACCTCATGTTTCAACAGAAACTGCTCATTCCACAATTAGTAATGATCTCTTAACTGATcctttatgaccttgggaagtcactggTGCCTCACTGGACAGAGCTCGGGGCCTGAAAAcaggaaggaagacctgagttcagatccagcctcagacactttgtaactgtgtgatactggacaactcacttaactactgattgtctcaatttcttcaactgtaaaatgggaatagtatgataatatttgtaaaatgcattgAGCATGGTGTCTGATGCCTTGTAAGTACTATAAAAATTAGTTATTCTTCCTTATTCCCTGAACTCTCTTCAGCCTTCAAAACTGTTGGTCACTCTTCTCGTTACTTCCTTCTCTCTAGTTTTTCATGActgttctctcctccttctccttctacctatctgaccagtcccttctttgtctcctttgctgcatcttTATCTACACCATGCATGCTAACTTTAGGGACTCCCTGAGGGTCTATCTtgtgccctcttctctctctctctctctctctctctctctctctgtggggcagtgagggttaagtgacctgcccagggtcacacagttagtctaaggccagatttgaactcaggtcctcctgaatcccgggctggtgctttatccactgtgccacctagctgccccctcttctctctttatactaTTTCACATGGTCATCCCACCAGCTTCCACGGTTTCAATGACTATCTCTGTGCTGATCACTCACATCCACTTATCCAGCTCTATCCTTTTTCCTATCTAGTCTCATATCTATaattgccttttagacatcttgaaatggatgtccagtaaacttttttttttttagtgaggcaattggggttaagtgacttgcccagggtcacacagctagtaagtgtcaagtgtctgaggccagatttgaattcaggtactcctgaatccagggccggtgctttatccactgcgccacctagctgccccctccttatctCCCACTCcttatcttcccctcctccccaagacccctgctcttcctaacttccctattacagtCAAGGGTCCTCCTAGTCTCCCAGGCTCAAAGCCTAGCTGTCATCTTTGAATCCTCACTCTTAGCCACCATATCCAGTCAGTGGTCAAGTCCTGTCGTTTTCACCTTCATAACACGTCTCATATGTgccctcttttttcctctaacaTTGCCATCactctggtgcagaccctcatccccTCATGACTGGACTATTGGAATAGCCTGCTGGGTGggctcccttcccccctccaagcCATCCTCCAGTCAGCTGTTAAATTGATCTTCCGAAAATGCAGATATGATCATATCATCCCCTTTTCCATTCAACTCCAACGATTCccttttacctccaggatcaaatataaaatcctctgtttgcccttcaaagccttttataacctggccccttcctatctttccaggctaaTTCCCTTCCCAGTACTCTCTGTTCAAGTTAACCTTGGTCTCCTTGCTATTACTGGTTtaggacattccatctcttaaCTCAGTGTTTTTCACTAGCTGTTCCCCATTCCTTTAACACTCTCCCTCCTGAAATCTCTCAGGAAAAGTTCTACCTTCTACCAAaaacctttctcagtcctcctaaATCTTAGTGATTAAGAATAtgcccaatttatcttgtatatgtcTAGTTGGGTCTTCCCCATTAgtttgtgaactccttgagagtcgGGAgggtattttgcctttctttgtatcacaatTACTTAGTGTCAGTGCCTGACACTAAGTAGTAGATGTTTAGTAAAAGCAAGTGGATGGTTTTACTTGCTGAGCAGTCACTTTACCTGTTGATAGGGAAtcagtttgttattttttctgtgCCCCAAGTAAGTTCCCTATAGTATTGCCATTCTTTCCTATTTATGTAGGaggaaaaatgtagaaataaatactgatgacatttacataacacttgtTCTACAAGCCTTTTCTATACATTATTGCATATGAGCCTTACCACAATTCTCAGAGGTAGATTCTCCAGGTGAACTTGGAAAAGtcctaagtgacttgttcacagtGAACAGTTAATAAGGATCTGACGTGGGTTTTGGgtccaggtctttcctgactcccaaaGTCCATcaccccccccaatatttcagtTGATTGAAGCACAAGGTAGGTGTACCCACTGATTTCATTTAAAGGGCAACTTCCCTATTCAGTTTACAGATGTTAACCTATTTTTAGTAACTTCTGTTTTGATCTAAATTCCTCTTCTCTTTGGGCAGTAAGTGGTATGTGGTGATTGAACCATTTTCTTTTGCCCTTATAATTATAGTCTGCCCTCCAGAGACCCAGCTTGCTCGTTTTTCTACTTCTCCCTAGATAAGGAAAGATTTCTTGTAAAACATTGAACCTCGTAATGATTAGGTAATATCCCCCGGGCAGTTTTTTTTTGTAAACAGGCATCTAGGTCCAGACCCAAAGTAGTGTTAATATGTATCCTTTTACTGGGGCAAATTGAAACTTCCCAAAGCTTGCTCTTTACCAGTAGGAGCTACTCATAAACCTGACATTGTAAGATATCAAACTCCTTGTCCAAAGAAAATTTGACTCAATaaaaattcttgtttgtttttccctcctttccctcccgcCTCACATTTGATATTAAGGCTATTTCCAATAACCTTACTACATAAATCAAAAGAAATTAGTTTCCTGTAGAGCTACTTTTTATGACCTTACCATGTCCCCTAACCTTTGACTTTTACATATAGCCTTAGTATCTAGGGGAGAGTTTAGCCTTTTGCTTTGTAATATCATAAAAAGAGTCTGAAGAGAATGATTTTGCAGTATATAAAGTTGCCTGTTAAATCAGAGTTAAAACAGATTAGAATTTCACTTATACAAATATACATTACTTACATTATTACATGGGGTTCTAGGACTATTTGAatttaatgggtttttttggggggtgggcaatgaggggttaagtgacttgctgtgggtaagtgtcaagtgtctgaggtcagatttgaacacaggtcctcctcagtccaggactggttctttatgcactgtgccacctagctgtcctctgaatttaagtttttaaaaagagcaaacaGTGTTcatatagatattatatagaaTGAATTTTTCAGCTACAGAAATAGCCTATGTTAGATATGTGGAATGTAATTTTGATGAAAATAGACTAACCCAGGATAATCCCTCAAAAACAACCAATCAGAAGTACAAACTAAGGTCATTCAAGAATCCTGGAACTCAAGGAAACTAGAATTTGTCCCAGAAATTCCTCAGAAAGGAATGACTGGAATGTAGCTGATTGTAAAGAAAGCTATAATCTACTCAGTTGTATCAAGTCCAAGTTAATGTTGAACAAACGCTATTTTGATTGATGCTTAAAACCGCTTCTTCTACTTAGATAATCTTTTCTTGGGATTTAATTCTATGTAATGTTCCTCTTTCAAGAAAGTAACTGGTAGCTCCTACATTGTACACATATGGGCCTAATTTTCAAACTTTGTAATTCACTAAAACCCCAAAATACCATCTTACTCTACCTCACAAAGATTTGTGTTTGTATGAGCAAggatttaaattgcttttttgtcTGAGAACTATTTCAGTAAACTCCAAATTCCTTCTTTAGGTAAGGTGGACAATTTTTCAACTaagcccttctctttccttttaaaaattctttttgctcTAAGCACAGGATTATTTATGACATAGCCAAGCACTTAAATACACTAAAGTAACTGGAAATTAGTAGATTTTTATTCTTCGCTGATACCACAGAAAGACCAATAACTTGTACTGTGCATTTTGTTTTACCAACCACAGACACTGAAATTTAAAACAGTTTCTTTGCTGGGATGGAGTGATGGTGGGATAACTGCACTCATTGCAGCTGCAAAGTACCCATCTTATATCAACAAGTTGGTAATTTGGGGAGCAAATGCCTATGTTACTGATGAGGATGAAATGATTTATCATGGTAggttttgtaaagaaaaaaattatataacaatTGAAGCtattcttctcccctttccatttcattttcacaTATAGGAATTAATCATTTAATACCTATCCATATAGTTCTCTAGttttaaagtagaaataatagcTAAAAGGTAGTTTAACTAGGTTAGAGTttgaaatttttcccttttttattttgaaggcaggaagatctggattcaagctCTACCTCTAACACATAGAAGTTGTGTatgggtcacttaacctcttgatgTTCCATTAAACTATATGCTCTCTTCAACTATAAATTACAAATTACAAATGAGTTACTGAGGATACCTTAAGAAGTCACCCAGGATCATCTCCTGGTTTTATCAGTCAAGAAACAATACgtaaaaaggttaagtgattttcctaaattcatACAAAGGCTAAAAGCAGAGCCAGGAtgctagaattcaaactcaggtaatTTCACTCCAAATCCAAAGGAAAGGGCTTCGAGATCCTTAAATGAAAAGCAACCATCAAAATCAACAGCATTATACAAATAAATTAACTAGATGTTTGTGATAGCATAAATTCTAAAAACCAGTGACTCAATTATTAATTAAAAGATTTCctaatttattcatccatttaacagtatttattaagtacccaggAGTCAGAAGATagaggttcaaatcttggctctgccacttactactagCAAGCttataaagtcacttaacctttctgaaactcaatttctccatccaaaaaaaaaaattgaataagatGATGTTCagagttcctttcagctctaaatcagtCATTCTAAGTGCAaatcactgtgctaggcattgacgATTTAATTTTGAATTATCTTCTAgtcctttttttctgaaataaaatttcaaattgcACTTTTGGACAAAATGACTTAAGATGTGTTTAGATATGTACATTAAAttctatttaagtatttattgaatacctactatatgATTAACACTGTGCTGTGTATTTACACATTTTTGTCAGAGTGACATGGAGAATCCATATAGACATTGTCCACTATCAGATGGTAGAGATGAATTACTTTTTCAAACCTTTGTGTTAACAGTATTCAGTGTATTCTGGCTCTTCAGTATCTTAATTCTTGCTTAAATTTGGTGTCATAGCTTTTTGTGAAGACCAAAAGAAGCAAccaaatttgctttcttttttttttaaatgtaactcAATTATGAATTTAGCCTACTTATGTTACACACTCTCTTGTGAACAGTTGTAGTGCTTTATACCCATAGTATTTCTTTGGCAGTAAGAAGTATAATTTTTCTGGTAtataatgaagtgagtagaaccaagaaaaagttgtgcacagagacagcaatattgtttgatgaagaactgtgaaagacttaactattctcagcaatacaatgatacaagacaatcccaaaggactaatgatgaagcatactatccaccccccaagaaagaactgatatcgatttgaacacagtctgaagcatgctatttttcactttctttcctttctttcctttattcaatttttcttatacaaaatgactaatgtggtaatgttctacataattgtacatgtatagcccacatctgattacttactgcctcagggagtggggagggaaggaagggaaggagaaatcaaatttggaacttaaaattataaataaaaatgtttattatatttttaaaagtatagtttttatccttttttctgtatagattttatataaaaataaccaGGTCTTTAAACCAacccttttttttaattgaattaaaactTTATTTCAGAATTGAGATTAAATGTTATCATTTCAGAAACTATAAATATTACATCTTTTTctcctatatattttgttttattcttgtaAAAtccttattctgagaaagggttctaGGCTTCACCACACTATTGATGGGGCTCATTACCCCAAAATAGTCAAGAACCCTGCCTCCTAGGCCATTGCAGACAACCCTTGCCAGCACAAGAATCCCTGCAACAACCCATCTCCCCAACGAGTACTTCTCCAGTTTCTATTTGAAGACATCCAGTAATGGGCAACCTGCCACTACTGAGGCCACTCACTCcacctttgttttaaaattttttagggtttaaaaaagattttatatcccccctcccccaattacttgggggttttgttttgctttgctttgttttggggttttttgttttgttttgtgcagggcaatgagggttaactgacttgcccaggttcacacaactagtaagtgtcaagtgtctgaggccagatttcaactcaggtcctcctgaatccagggctggtgctttatccactgtgccacctagctaccccgcccCAATTACttgttaaaagaaattaaaaaaaaattttttttaagttttgcattccaaattctaccttccctgagacagtatgCAATCACCTGTAGTAtacccagtctttaaaaaaaatatccctttTACTCAATTGAGGATACTTAAAAGACAATTTTCCTGTGTGGTATATTCAGATATATAAAACGAACTATAAATCTATCCCAAAGACCCAAAGGTTTTAGGTTAATGCTTCTTACTGCAAGATATATATtacaattttgttgtttgttgggttttttccaggCATCCGAGATGTTTCAAAGTGGAGTGAGAGAACAAGAAAACCTCTGGAAGCACTGTATGGACGTGAATACTTAGCCAAAACCTGTGAGAAATGGGTGGATGGAATATTGCAGTTTAAAGACCTACCAGATGGTAAGTTACATGAAATGCCtggtagaaaaaaatgacaaaatagaaaaggTGTCATTACCATGAATTAAATATCCCATTAAACCCTTGGAAGTAGGAGATGAaaaggtgccattattatctaaTAATAATTTGTAGGagtctttttaaaacaaaatttcatgAAGTTTTGTGAATgttttgatttagaaaaaaaatttaactggaaagaggataataaattttaaaatggggaaaaaaaacataatttcagTGCTATTCCAAAATGGTTTTTCCCATAAGTTACAAGTCACAAATGTGCTAACTTTACATTTTCCAAGGCCCCAAAGTGTGTAGCTTAATGTCccataaaatgtattttacttagatttttttccccttcttttgatATCACTTCTTTCATTTAGTGGCAAAATAATTTCCTTGACAGTTTTTAATATGCCTTTGTTCCAATTTCAGAACTCATAATCTTAGAAACAAATCAACAGTATGAAGTAATAAGCACAATAGGGCATGAACACAAGAATTGTTTGCTGCTTTATAAAATGTCCATTTATGTAGAATTGAGATtagaccttttattgttttcACTGTTCCTGGTTATCCAATGAAGGTAAATAACACCTCAGCCTAACAGAAACTCTGGCAGAattacagttgaaaaaaaaaaattagtcacatGAGTTTggtataaattcaatttaattgcaTAAGTGATTACAAAATGCCTGCTATGTATCTGGCAGAGTTCTATGCCATGTACTGagcatacaaagacagaaatgaaacagcctCTGTTCTAAAGGAATGTACATTAATTGGAGGTAACATTTACTATGGGGTAATTGTAATACATGGtagtttgaggagggaaagagtattAACAATGAGCAGTAACAGACAAGGCTTCATGAGGGAGTGgcccctgagctgagccttgagaaaaagaaaatttctgaaGATAGGAATGAGGAAGGCAGCACATTCCAGGCTGACGGAGAGCTTATAGATGCGTGAAATTTGGGAGATAAAATGTCAAGATTGGAATACAAGTAATTGGCCGGTTTGGCTGGACTTAGTATATAAGAAGAGGAATAATATAGAGGGCAGAAGCTGGACTTTTCAGCCCACTGAATCCtgtatctgctgctctgcctgggtACATGGAACAAAATGCCCCTCCTGGAATAAGCTCATCACCTCTAAACtcaccaccatgctgctaactcaagccttgataaCACCTTCTTCAGCCTGTTTGGCGAGTTGGGAGGGTAGGGTACCAAACTCTTCCCAGTGCCTTCCTTCATTGAAGGCAGAAACTAGACTTTTCTACTCATTCCACTTTGAATCTGCTGATCTGTCATCAACATGATATCCTTAGgttctccttgacctctccttttttcttttatgtgtacTCCCCCCCCaagattgtaagctcattgagggcagggactttctctCATGTATTATATGCCTAGTGCTCAGCACAGAAcctagcaaatagtaggcacttaacaaatattgattggattggattggattggaaatAAGATTAGAGGTGAATTGTAGAAAGATTAAATACAAGGCTAAAGAGTACgcgttttatcctagaggtaatagggagcatcCATTAAAAGATTTTGTGcagagaagtgacttgatcaTCTGACCTGTATTTC includes:
- the BPHL gene encoding valacyclovir hydrolase isoform X2 → MAALAPRASLRLQLLVSWLKPRAVAAAAYGTSITSAKVEVNGVHLHYQQTGEGKHGVLLLPGMLGSGESDFGPQLKNLNKQLFTVVAWDPRGYGHSIPPNRDFPVDFFERDAKDAVDLMKTLKFKTVSLLGWSDGGITALIAAAKYPSYINKLVIWGANAYVTDEDEMIYHGIRDVSKWSERTRKPLEALYGREYLAKTCEKWVDGILQFKDLPDGNICRHLLPLIKCPTLIIHGEKDPLVPRFHADFIHKHVKGSRFSWNKSASRTRGW
- the BPHL gene encoding valacyclovir hydrolase isoform X1; amino-acid sequence: MAALAPRASLRLQLLVSWLKPRAVAAAAYGTSITSAKVEVNGVHLHYQQTGEGKHGVLLLPGMLGSGESDFGPQLKNLNKQLFTVVAWDPRGYGHSIPPNRDFPVDFFERDAKDAVDLMKTLKFKTVSLLGWSDGGITALIAAAKYPSYINKLVIWGANAYVTDEDEMIYHGIRDVSKWSERTRKPLEALYGREYLAKTCEKWVDGILQFKDLPDGNICRHLLPLIKCPTLIIHGEKDPLVPRFHADFIHKHVKGSRLHLMPEGKHNLHLRFADEFNKLVEDFLQ